The sequence ATTTGCAAGCACATGGAAACGAAATACTTCTTTCGCCATCCTCTTTTGAACACTTGCAATCTTTGCCTGTGCAAGCATTCCCTTCTTCTCTGCGGTTACTCCTGTCACAAGAACTGCAAGCACAATCGCTGCCGCTGCACAAATCATCTTCTTTTTCTCATATATCCATCTCATAAATATGTACCTCCTGTTTGATAATCGGAGTTTTCACATATTTTTCTGAGATTATACAAATATTCTATTTTTTTGTGCGAATCGTATCAATCACAGCTGCCACTTGATTGTCTATGTGGCGGCTCACCGCTTTCATCGCCTCTTCTTTGTCACGCTTTTCAATTGTCTCGATAATTCTCTCATGTTCTGCAAGAAGAGTCTCATGCGCATCTTCTCTTTTTAAGTATTCCACACGATAACGGTACATCTGCTCTCTCAAATTATATAAAAGCTGAATCAGTCTCTCGTTGTCTGTTGTCCGGTAAATGATATCATGGAATTTCACATCGGCTTCCGCAAATCTCGTAACATCCTCACAGTCCAATGTCTCTTTAAATTCCTGCGCCGCTTTTTTTAATTCTTCAATCTCCTCTTCTTTGATCTTGTCGCACGCAAGTCTTACCGCCAGCTCTTCCAGCGCCTCTCTCACTTCCAAAACATCCCGCAGGCTCTTTTCGGTAATATCCGCCACCTCTGCCCCTTTTCTTGGAATCATCAGCACAAGCCCCTCAAGTTCCAGCTTTCGGATTGCCTCCCGAATCGGAGTACGGCTCACCCCTAATTTGTTTGCAAGCTGAATCTCCATCAGGCGCTCTCCCGGTTTCAATTCTCCACGCAAAATCGCCTGACGCAGTGTATTAAATACAACATCGCGAAGCGGTAAATATTCATTCATATTCACTTCAAAATTTGTATCCATCTTTTTATCTCCTTTTTGTATTGTGTACATTTGCCAAATAGACCTGCTTTGCAATCTGCAGCTCTTTGATCTTCCTCTGCGCTTTCTTTGCTGTCTGCCGGTCTTCAAAAATTCCAAACACCGTCGGTCCGCTGCCGCTCATCATGGCGTTAAGCGCCCCCTGTTCCTTCATCACGTTTTTAATCCTGTCGATCACCGGATAGGCATCTACCGTAACTTGTTCGAGCACATTCCCCATCGATGATGCGACTGCTCTCAAATCCTGGTTTTCAAGTCCGGTAATTAGACCGTCTATATCTGGATGATCTGTGATCGTAAGTGCATCTAATTTCTCATAGACCGTGCGGGTTGACACACTGATTCCAGGCTTTGCGATCAAAATATAGCACTTTGGCAGCGGTGAAAGTCGTGTGAGTTCTTCTCCGATTCCTTCTGCAAGCACCGTTCCGCGCATAATACAGTACGGAACATCTGCCCCTAATTTTACACCTCGTTCCATCAAATCCATTTCACTGAGTCCAAGTGAAAACATACGGTTCATTCCGACAAGAACCGCCGCCGCGTTCGAGCTCCCCCCTGCAAGTCCTGCTGCCACCGGGATATGCTTGTCCAATGTAATATGGACACCATCCCGGATCTCAAACTCGTCCATCAGCATCTTTGCCGCTTTATATGCAATATTCCCCTCATCATTCGGCAGAAAATACAAGTTGGATTCCAGCGTAATTCCCGGTGTCTCTGTTCGTTGTATCGTAATATTATCATACAGATAAATTGTCTGCATCACCATGCGGACATCATGATACCCATTCTCTCTTCTTCCAAGTACATCCAGCCCCAGATTGATTTTTGCAAGAGCTTTTAGCTGTTGTATATTCCCCATCACGTTCTCCTTTCACATCTCACTTCCCATCCCGGCAGAGTTTCCACCGGGACAGTGTTTTTTGTATACATAATACCTATAGTATACTCATATTTTCTTTGAAAA comes from Coprococcus phoceensis and encodes:
- a CDS encoding GntR family transcriptional regulator: MDTNFEVNMNEYLPLRDVVFNTLRQAILRGELKPGERLMEIQLANKLGVSRTPIREAIRKLELEGLVLMIPRKGAEVADITEKSLRDVLEVREALEELAVRLACDKIKEEEIEELKKAAQEFKETLDCEDVTRFAEADVKFHDIIYRTTDNERLIQLLYNLREQMYRYRVEYLKREDAHETLLAEHERIIETIEKRDKEEAMKAVSRHIDNQVAAVIDTIRTKK
- the ispE gene encoding 4-(cytidine 5'-diphospho)-2-C-methyl-D-erythritol kinase, producing MGNIQQLKALAKINLGLDVLGRRENGYHDVRMVMQTIYLYDNITIQRTETPGITLESNLYFLPNDEGNIAYKAAKMLMDEFEIRDGVHITLDKHIPVAAGLAGGSSNAAAVLVGMNRMFSLGLSEMDLMERGVKLGADVPYCIMRGTVLAEGIGEELTRLSPLPKCYILIAKPGISVSTRTVYEKLDALTITDHPDIDGLITGLENQDLRAVASSMGNVLEQVTVDAYPVIDRIKNVMKEQGALNAMMSGSGPTVFGIFEDRQTAKKAQRKIKELQIAKQVYLANVHNTKRR